A section of the Aigarchaeota archaeon genome encodes:
- a CDS encoding PINc/VapC family ATPase → MKIVPDTSIVINGKLTEYLQSGELKECEVIVPLAVVDELQAQASKKREPGFIGLNELKKIREICAEKNIPVRFSGERPSLEDIKLARSGRIDALIRDVAKNEGATLFTSDYVQALVAEAEGIPVRYVSAEPKKLELLFEKYFTPDTLSLHLKEGAPPMAKVGKPGNLTLVRLRDESCSQQEISEIINGIIEAARSREDGSIEIVRSGALVIQLGPYRIAIARPPFSDGLEVTIVRPIVKLTLEDYHLSQRLIERLKSRAEGILIAGQPGSGKTTFASSLAEFYARQGKIVKTLESPRDLQVGPEITQYGPLEGDFEKTAEILLLVRPDYTVFDEIRKEKDFQIFADMRLAGVGMIGVVHASNTVDAIQRFIGRVELGMIPHIIDTVIFLKDGEVKQVYELSLTVKVPTGMVEADLARPVVEVRDFETGKLEYEIYTFGDENVIVAVSDVKRKLNNIRDRILAAVSRFDPDAQVEVVSTDRAIVRVNSENIPRLIGRRGETIKRLEEELGIRLDVELLTPTMGEEVQFKVVESGKTVDILFDENIIGKTVNIYVDGEHLLTAVVGKRGRVKVSKYSNSGKALMSALATGKKIKIFKT, encoded by the coding sequence ATGAAAATCGTACCAGATACTAGTATAGTAATAAACGGCAAGCTTACAGAATATCTTCAGTCAGGGGAGTTAAAGGAATGCGAGGTTATAGTTCCCCTCGCAGTCGTAGATGAGTTGCAAGCTCAGGCATCAAAAAAACGTGAACCCGGCTTCATCGGTCTAAATGAGCTTAAAAAGATTAGAGAGATTTGCGCAGAAAAAAATATACCTGTAAGATTTTCCGGCGAAAGACCATCACTAGAGGACATAAAGCTGGCAAGGAGTGGCAGAATAGATGCATTAATAAGAGACGTTGCCAAGAATGAAGGCGCAACACTCTTTACCTCAGACTATGTGCAAGCTTTGGTAGCTGAAGCCGAAGGAATACCGGTACGTTACGTATCTGCCGAGCCAAAGAAACTTGAACTTTTATTTGAAAAATACTTCACGCCCGATACGCTGAGTCTTCACCTTAAAGAAGGTGCACCACCTATGGCTAAAGTAGGAAAACCAGGAAATTTAACATTGGTTAGGCTTAGGGATGAATCGTGTAGTCAGCAAGAAATATCCGAAATAATAAACGGGATAATCGAGGCGGCTAGGTCAAGGGAAGATGGTAGCATAGAGATAGTCAGAAGTGGTGCACTCGTCATACAATTAGGTCCCTATAGGATAGCAATAGCAAGACCGCCGTTCTCTGACGGTCTAGAGGTGACAATAGTTCGTCCAATCGTAAAGCTTACTTTAGAAGATTACCATTTGTCCCAAAGACTCATTGAAAGGTTGAAGAGCAGAGCTGAAGGTATACTCATAGCAGGACAGCCCGGTAGTGGAAAGACAACCTTCGCCTCTAGTCTTGCAGAGTTCTATGCAAGACAAGGGAAAATAGTGAAGACGTTAGAATCACCAAGGGACTTACAGGTAGGTCCTGAGATTACTCAGTATGGGCCGTTAGAGGGCGACTTCGAGAAGACGGCAGAAATCTTATTACTTGTGAGACCAGACTATACTGTCTTTGACGAGATTAGAAAGGAAAAGGACTTTCAGATATTTGCCGATATGAGGTTGGCTGGTGTAGGCATGATAGGTGTAGTTCATGCTAGCAACACGGTTGATGCCATACAACGCTTTATAGGGAGGGTCGAGTTAGGAATGATACCGCATATAATTGATACGGTAATATTTCTGAAAGATGGTGAAGTGAAACAGGTCTACGAGTTAAGCCTCACGGTAAAAGTTCCGACGGGAATGGTTGAAGCAGATTTGGCGAGACCGGTGGTTGAGGTAAGAGACTTTGAGACCGGAAAGTTAGAGTATGAAATCTATACATTTGGTGACGAGAACGTTATAGTTGCTGTATCGGATGTTAAGCGAAAGCTGAACAATATAAGGGATAGAATATTGGCGGCCGTAAGTCGTTTTGACCCAGACGCCCAAGTAGAAGTTGTATCGACGGATAGGGCGATAGTGAGGGTAAATAGCGAGAACATACCAAGGCTTATAGGAAGACGCGGTGAGACTATCAAGAGGTTAGAGGAGGAACTTGGCATAAGATTAGATGTAGAGCTACTCACTCCGACAATGGGTGAAGAGGTACAATTCAAGGTTGTCGAGTCTGGAAAAACTGTTGACATACTATTCGACGAGAATATAATAGGTAAGACGGTGAATATTTATGTAGACGGTGAACATCTACTAACCGCCGTTGTAGGGAAAAGAGGTAGAGTAAAAGTTTCAAAATATAGCAATAGTGGTAAGGCTTTGATGAGTGCTTTGGCAACCGGAAAGAAGATAAAAATATTTAAGACGTAG
- a CDS encoding SIMPL domain-containing protein (The SIMPL domain is named for its presence in mouse protein SIMPL (signalling molecule that associates with mouse pelle-like kinase). Bacterial member BP26, from Brucella, was shown to assemble into a channel-like structure, while YggE from E. coli has been associated with resistance to oxidative stress.), which produces MDVKTGKLGAAVVYTVLGLLAAVAIIAIVTNVLVMAGGGEATLQQQKEEEKVITIMGSAKSYVAPDMFTTTLGVETFAKTATDAANENAKIMNEVIFALKTIGLTYNEIATSMYNIYPVYDEDGKNVIGFRVINMLTITTNKLDIVEKIVDESIRAGVNRIYGLNFYLSEQKVKQIKLELIKSALEDARAKADALLGPLGLKILGIKTASIVEWYEPIYKAEYSTPTIGTPIAPGMTSVAISVQVTYIIGP; this is translated from the coding sequence ATGGACGTAAAAACCGGTAAACTAGGGGCTGCTGTTGTCTACACTGTCTTAGGTCTGCTGGCCGCGGTCGCAATAATCGCCATCGTAACGAATGTGCTTGTCATGGCGGGTGGTGGGGAGGCAACCTTACAACAACAGAAAGAAGAGGAGAAAGTTATCACGATCATGGGTTCTGCTAAGAGTTACGTAGCACCAGACATGTTTACAACCACACTTGGTGTTGAAACTTTTGCAAAAACTGCCACGGATGCTGCTAACGAAAACGCCAAAATAATGAACGAAGTAATTTTCGCACTGAAGACCATAGGTTTAACATATAATGAAATCGCAACGTCAATGTATAACATATACCCCGTATATGACGAAGATGGTAAGAATGTGATTGGTTTCAGGGTAATTAACATGTTGACCATCACTACCAACAAGTTGGACATAGTTGAAAAAATCGTTGATGAATCTATCAGAGCTGGGGTCAACCGAATATATGGTTTGAACTTTTATCTTTCAGAACAGAAAGTGAAGCAAATTAAGCTTGAACTCATAAAAAGTGCGCTAGAAGATGCTAGGGCTAAGGCTGATGCACTTCTTGGCCCGCTAGGTCTTAAGATCTTGGGAATTAAGACCGCCTCTATAGTCGAATGGTACGAACCAATCTATAAAGCGGAGTACTCGACACCGACCATAGGAACACCGATCGCGCCCGGTATGACAAGCGTAGCTATAAGTGTTCAGGTAACGTATATCATCGGACCATGA
- a CDS encoding HAD-IA family hydrolase, translated as MSGKEKRLRAKAVIFDLDGTLVEFKLKINDAKLKIISRLRELGLDPGNLSPEDSIQAIISKVTKTNGIVDKTFNERIKSEVFSIMENFELEAALAPSPRGDALKVLTSLKSMNIMVAVATNSCKKASLLTLQKCGMLTHVDVVVTRDDVERIKPANDLLKKALSLLGISSDEAVYVGDTTYDIEAAKSIGVKSVAVLGGVHSENMLAEKKPDFIIKSLSELLNIIQH; from the coding sequence ATGAGCGGCAAAGAGAAGCGACTTCGTGCAAAAGCAGTGATTTTTGACTTAGATGGTACCTTGGTCGAATTCAAGTTGAAGATTAACGACGCAAAGCTTAAAATAATCTCAAGGTTAAGAGAGTTAGGACTCGACCCAGGGAACTTATCGCCAGAGGATTCAATACAAGCAATAATCTCAAAAGTGACGAAAACAAACGGAATCGTAGATAAAACGTTTAATGAACGCATTAAGTCTGAGGTTTTCAGTATTATGGAAAACTTCGAACTTGAAGCGGCATTGGCCCCATCACCTAGGGGTGATGCGCTAAAAGTTCTTACGAGCCTAAAATCCATGAACATTATGGTGGCCGTGGCGACTAACAGTTGTAAGAAAGCCTCGCTTCTGACGCTTCAGAAGTGTGGCATGTTAACTCACGTTGACGTAGTAGTAACTAGAGATGACGTTGAAAGAATTAAACCTGCAAACGATCTATTGAAGAAGGCGCTGAGCCTACTTGGAATATCTTCGGATGAGGCGGTTTATGTTGGTGATACCACTTACGATATAGAGGCCGCGAAGAGCATTGGTGTTAAATCCGTAGCAGTGCTAGGAGGAGTTCATTCGGAAAATATGCTAGCTGAAAAGAAACCAGATTTTATCATAAAGTCCTTATCCGAACTTTTGAATATTATTCAACACTGA
- a CDS encoding 4Fe-4S binding protein has product MGIDPDFAKKRQKVGTHAGHDVWGPVEPPTKLGIHGTKVAVDFDICIADGACIEVCPVSVYEWFETPGHPTSNKKADPVRESDCIFCLACETACPVQAIKIST; this is encoded by the coding sequence ATGGGGATAGATCCTGACTTTGCAAAAAAGCGTCAAAAGGTCGGTACACATGCTGGCCATGACGTTTGGGGGCCAGTGGAGCCGCCAACCAAGCTCGGAATCCATGGCACAAAAGTTGCCGTTGACTTCGATATATGTATAGCAGACGGAGCTTGTATAGAGGTTTGTCCTGTCTCGGTTTATGAGTGGTTTGAAACACCGGGTCACCCAACGAGTAACAAAAAGGCAGATCCCGTAAGAGAGTCGGACTGTATCTTCTGCTTAGCTTGCGAAACCGCTTGCCCGGTGCAGGCTATAAAAATTTCGACTTAA
- a CDS encoding DUF488 domain-containing protein: MGKRLTIYTIGHGNRSKELFLNLLRKHSIQILVDVRRWPTSKTEHFKLSYLREWLPKIGIEYVWLGDHLGGYRRGGYQAYTESEMFKEGLKSLIELAKRGRVCIMCLEIKPSGCHRRFIAKKLLETGCEIIHIISENECIRVDDITRSNLDCINI; encoded by the coding sequence ATGGGCAAGAGGCTGACGATATATACAATAGGTCATGGCAACAGGAGCAAGGAGTTATTCTTAAATCTTCTTAGGAAGCACAGCATCCAGATTCTTGTAGATGTCAGGCGCTGGCCGACCTCTAAAACGGAGCATTTTAAGCTTAGTTATCTCAGGGAGTGGTTGCCAAAAATCGGTATAGAGTACGTGTGGCTCGGCGATCACCTTGGCGGGTATAGGCGGGGCGGTTATCAGGCCTACACCGAAAGTGAGATGTTTAAAGAAGGGTTAAAGTCCTTGATAGAACTTGCAAAAAGGGGTAGAGTTTGTATCATGTGTCTTGAAATAAAACCCTCGGGATGTCATCGCCGATTCATAGCCAAAAAGTTGCTTGAAACCGGTTGTGAGATCATTCATATAATTTCCGAGAATGAATGTATAAGGGTCGACGATATAACAAGATCGAACCTTGACTGCATAAATATCTAG
- a CDS encoding DMT family transporter: MGSQYFRLREVKWVSLAEALFAGALFGTASIFIRFLPMLDAPTIGFYRLMIAAILLMVMNYVLFKPRSSEFLSHLKHSIPLGILLGLHFIFFISAVKETTVMNATILVNTTPIFATIVGLAFFGIRPAFAALVGLPISFAGTFLIALSTASLIPGNLRGDLEALAAAFLWALYLNLGRPLRKKVPLLVVMPFIYIVAAGVMFLVVCISGNRLYVPTFFEFMVLVALALLPTALGHTLHFSSLKRLTPFQAATTALLEPIVASSLAALLFSEVPHQIFVVGAITTLVGIFLVSKEAKS, encoded by the coding sequence ATGGGTTCGCAATATTTTCGGCTTAGAGAGGTTAAATGGGTTTCATTAGCAGAGGCACTATTCGCTGGTGCACTCTTCGGTACCGCATCCATATTTATAAGATTCCTTCCCATGCTTGACGCGCCCACAATAGGCTTTTACCGATTGATGATAGCCGCTATCCTTTTAATGGTTATGAATTACGTACTCTTTAAACCACGTAGCTCAGAATTCCTATCGCACCTTAAACATTCCATACCACTCGGAATACTGCTTGGGCTTCACTTTATTTTCTTTATATCGGCCGTTAAAGAAACAACAGTAATGAACGCAACTATCTTAGTTAATACAACACCCATATTCGCTACTATAGTAGGTTTAGCATTCTTCGGTATAAGACCGGCCTTTGCTGCGTTAGTCGGCTTACCTATTAGCTTCGCTGGAACATTCCTAATTGCATTATCGACTGCTTCCCTAATTCCCGGAAACCTTAGGGGTGATTTGGAGGCGTTAGCGGCTGCCTTCCTTTGGGCACTATATCTAAACTTGGGAAGGCCTCTGAGAAAGAAGGTTCCATTGCTTGTCGTCATGCCATTTATATACATCGTCGCTGCTGGGGTAATGTTTTTAGTCGTTTGTATATCAGGTAACAGACTTTATGTTCCCACATTTTTTGAATTCATGGTCTTGGTGGCTTTAGCACTCCTTCCTACGGCATTAGGTCACACACTACATTTTTCCTCCCTAAAACGTCTAACACCCTTCCAAGCAGCTACGACCGCCCTACTCGAGCCTATTGTGGCCTCCTCTCTTGCGGCTTTGTTATTCTCAGAAGTGCCGCACCAAATTTTTGTAGTAGGGGCGATCACCACACTCGTTGGAATATTCCTTGTCTCGAAAGAGGCAAAATCTTGA